One window of the Oceanicaulis sp. genome contains the following:
- the pdhA gene encoding pyruvate dehydrogenase (acetyl-transferring) E1 component subunit alpha, translating into MAARKSAASKSSRSSLPVSKDQLLKWYEDMLLIRRFEEKAGQLYGMGLIAGFCHLYIGQEAVVVGVQGALEDGDQVITGYRDHGHMLATGMTANGVMAELTGREGGYSKGKGGSMHMFSRDKQFFGGHGIVGAQVPIGAGLAFANKYKGNGKVSATYFGDGAANQGQVYEAFNMAKLWDLPVIFIIENNQYAMGTSVKRASSETHLCKRGISFGIPGEEVDGMNVVEVYEKSKKAVEHARSGKGPFILEMKTYRYRGHSMSDPAKYRTRDEVNQYRDTKDPLDLARKLILEQGWADEDALKDLDKSIKKVVNESADFAKESPEPDPSELYTDVLVEG; encoded by the coding sequence ATGGCCGCGCGCAAGTCCGCCGCTTCGAAATCCTCCAGGTCGAGCCTTCCCGTCAGCAAGGATCAGCTCCTGAAATGGTATGAGGACATGCTCCTCATCCGCCGTTTCGAGGAGAAGGCCGGCCAGCTCTACGGCATGGGCCTGATCGCCGGGTTCTGCCACCTCTATATCGGCCAGGAAGCCGTGGTCGTGGGCGTGCAGGGCGCGCTCGAAGACGGCGACCAGGTCATCACCGGGTATCGCGACCACGGCCACATGCTGGCCACCGGCATGACCGCGAACGGCGTGATGGCCGAGCTTACGGGGCGCGAGGGCGGCTACTCCAAGGGCAAGGGCGGGAGCATGCACATGTTCTCGCGCGACAAGCAGTTCTTCGGCGGCCACGGCATCGTCGGCGCCCAGGTGCCGATCGGCGCAGGCCTCGCCTTCGCCAACAAGTACAAGGGCAACGGCAAGGTCAGCGCGACTTATTTCGGCGACGGCGCGGCCAACCAGGGCCAGGTCTACGAGGCCTTCAACATGGCCAAGCTCTGGGACCTGCCGGTGATCTTCATCATCGAGAACAACCAGTACGCCATGGGCACTTCGGTCAAGCGCGCGAGCTCGGAGACCCATCTGTGCAAGCGCGGCATCAGCTTCGGCATTCCCGGCGAGGAAGTCGACGGCATGAACGTGGTCGAGGTCTACGAGAAATCGAAAAAGGCCGTCGAGCACGCCCGCTCGGGCAAGGGGCCGTTCATTCTCGAGATGAAGACCTATCGCTATCGCGGTCACTCCATGTCCGATCCGGCGAAGTACCGCACGCGCGACGAGGTCAATCAGTACCGCGACACCAAGGACCCGCTCGATCTCGCCCGCAAGCTGATCCTTGAGCAGGGCTGGGCGGACGAGGACGCGCTGAAGGATCTGGACAAGTCCATCAAGAAGGTCGTCAACGAAAGCGCCGACTTCGCCAAGGAGAGCCCGGAGCCCGATCCGTCCGAGCTCTACACCGACGTGCTTGTGGAGGGATAA
- a CDS encoding NADPH:quinone reductase, with amino-acid sequence MRAIWYDEQGRAADVLTLGEIEPAEPGPGEVAVRIAASGVNPSDVKQRAGARGPMNVARQIPHSDGAGEIEAVGEGVDTARIGERVWLYNAAFRRAGGTCAETCVLPSDFAVTLPQGTEFIHGAALGVPAMTAHRALTCAGPVMGASVLVTGGAGSVGNAAIQLARSMGAARVITTVSSPEKAEAAWTAGADEVIDYTAQDVVEAVRAATDGQGVDHVVEVEFGGNLRASAEILKPHGSIAAYGSEAERTPELDFYPLMFRNASIHTVFVYQLTLERRARAAFEITRALKDGALTPLIDRTYALEDCVSAHERVEDGKIGSVVVEV; translated from the coding sequence ATGCGGGCGATCTGGTATGACGAGCAGGGGCGGGCGGCCGATGTGCTGACCCTCGGCGAGATCGAGCCGGCCGAGCCCGGGCCCGGCGAGGTCGCGGTGCGCATCGCCGCGTCGGGCGTGAACCCCTCCGACGTGAAACAGCGCGCCGGCGCGCGCGGGCCGATGAACGTGGCGCGGCAGATCCCCCATTCCGACGGCGCGGGGGAGATCGAAGCGGTCGGTGAAGGCGTCGACACCGCGCGGATCGGCGAGCGGGTCTGGCTTTACAACGCCGCTTTCAGGCGCGCCGGCGGGACCTGCGCGGAAACCTGCGTGCTGCCGTCAGACTTCGCCGTGACGCTGCCGCAGGGCACGGAGTTCATTCACGGTGCGGCGCTGGGCGTTCCGGCGATGACGGCGCATCGTGCGCTCACCTGCGCAGGGCCGGTGATGGGCGCGAGCGTGCTGGTCACGGGCGGGGCGGGGTCTGTCGGCAATGCGGCGATCCAGCTGGCCAGATCGATGGGCGCGGCGCGCGTGATCACGACCGTGTCGAGCCCGGAAAAGGCCGAAGCGGCCTGGACCGCCGGGGCGGATGAGGTGATCGACTACACCGCCCAGGACGTCGTCGAGGCGGTGCGCGCCGCCACGGACGGCCAGGGCGTCGATCATGTCGTCGAGGTCGAGTTCGGCGGCAATCTGCGCGCCTCGGCGGAGATCCTGAAACCGCACGGCTCGATCGCGGCCTACGGCAGCGAGGCCGAACGCACGCCCGAGCTCGATTTCTATCCGCTGATGTTCCGAAACGCGTCGATCCACACCGTGTTCGTCTACCAGCTGACGCTCGAACGGCGCGCGCGGGCGGCGTTTGAGATCACCCGCGCACTGAAGGACGGCGCGCTCACCCCGCTGATCGACCGCACCTACGCGCTGGAAGACTGCGTCAGCGCGCATGAGCGGGTCGAGGACGGCAAGATCGGAAGCGTGGTGGTGGAGGTTTAG
- a CDS encoding septum formation initiator family protein, which yields MNALKRFIPLVGFLLVIAFLGAHALTGEQGLRNRMALDADLAASRAELERLRGVRLQMEDRVARLDENGEGVDVDYLEERARAVLRFAHPDEIVVTIDRSGAR from the coding sequence ATGAACGCGCTGAAGCGGTTCATTCCCCTTGTGGGGTTTCTTCTGGTGATCGCCTTTCTGGGCGCTCACGCCCTGACCGGCGAGCAGGGCCTGCGCAACCGCATGGCCCTGGACGCCGATCTGGCGGCGAGCCGCGCCGAGCTCGAGCGCTTGCGCGGCGTGCGCCTGCAGATGGAAGACCGCGTGGCCCGGCTCGACGAAAACGGCGAGGGCGTGGACGTCGATTACCTCGAAGAGCGCGCCCGCGCCGTGCTGCGCTTCGCCCATCCCGATGAAATCGTGGTGACGATCGACCGCTCCGGCGCGCGCTGA
- a CDS encoding pyruvate dehydrogenase complex E1 component subunit beta encodes MPIEVLMPALSPTMEEGTLAKWNVKPGDQVSSGDVIAEIETDKATMEVEAVEEGRVGKLLVEEGAEGVKVNAPIALLLEEDEDESALDDYAPGGEAKTADTAPAKKPDAKNDEIDTGDKGAKPDSTPAEPQKRSQAEGSKSSGSPVGDDPEIPSGTKMVEITVRDALRDAMAEEMRADERVFVMGEEVAEYQGAYKVTRELLQEFGDRRVVDTPITEHGFAGLGVGAAFGGLKPIVEFMTFNFAMQAIDQIINSAAKTLYMSGGQMGCPIVFRGPNGAASRVAAQHSQDYSSWYGHVPGLKVIAPYDAADAKGLLKAAIRDPNPVVFLEHELMYGETFEIPDVEDWVLPIGKAKIRRQGSDVTITAHSRMVGFALQAAQKLAEDGIEAEVIDLRTIRPLDTETVVNSVKKTNRIVCAEEGWGRMGVGAEIAAVVTAEAFDYLDAPPARVHQEDVPLPYAANLEKLSLPGVDKIVKAAKAVCYAE; translated from the coding sequence ATGCCCATCGAAGTGCTGATGCCCGCCCTGTCTCCCACCATGGAGGAGGGCACGCTGGCGAAATGGAACGTGAAGCCGGGCGACCAGGTCAGCTCCGGCGACGTCATCGCCGAGATCGAGACCGACAAGGCGACGATGGAAGTCGAGGCGGTCGAGGAAGGCCGGGTCGGCAAGCTGCTCGTCGAGGAAGGCGCTGAAGGCGTGAAGGTCAACGCCCCGATCGCCCTTCTGCTCGAAGAGGACGAGGACGAAAGCGCGCTCGACGATTACGCTCCGGGCGGCGAGGCGAAGACCGCCGACACCGCTCCGGCGAAAAAGCCCGACGCGAAGAACGACGAGATCGACACAGGCGACAAGGGCGCCAAGCCGGATTCCACCCCCGCCGAGCCGCAGAAGCGCTCGCAGGCGGAGGGATCGAAGTCGTCAGGCTCGCCGGTGGGTGATGACCCAGAGATTCCCTCGGGCACGAAGATGGTCGAGATCACCGTGCGCGACGCCCTGCGCGACGCCATGGCCGAGGAGATGCGCGCCGACGAGCGCGTCTTCGTCATGGGCGAGGAGGTCGCCGAGTATCAGGGCGCCTACAAGGTCACCCGCGAGCTGCTGCAGGAATTCGGCGACCGCCGCGTGGTCGACACGCCGATCACCGAGCACGGCTTCGCCGGCCTGGGCGTCGGTGCGGCGTTCGGCGGGCTGAAGCCGATCGTCGAGTTCATGACCTTCAATTTCGCCATGCAGGCCATCGACCAGATCATCAACTCGGCCGCCAAGACGCTGTACATGTCCGGCGGCCAGATGGGCTGCCCGATCGTGTTCCGCGGCCCTAACGGCGCGGCCAGCCGCGTCGCCGCCCAGCACAGCCAGGATTATTCCAGCTGGTACGGCCATGTACCCGGCCTGAAGGTGATCGCGCCCTATGACGCGGCCGACGCCAAGGGCCTTCTGAAGGCCGCTATCCGTGATCCCAACCCGGTCGTCTTCCTTGAACACGAGCTGATGTACGGGGAGACCTTCGAGATCCCCGACGTAGAGGACTGGGTCCTTCCCATCGGCAAGGCGAAGATCCGCCGCCAGGGCTCTGACGTGACGATCACGGCGCATTCGCGCATGGTCGGCTTCGCGCTTCAGGCGGCTCAAAAGCTGGCCGAAGACGGCATCGAGGCGGAGGTCATCGACCTGCGTACGATCCGGCCGCTGGACACCGAAACGGTCGTCAATTCGGTGAAGAAGACCAACCGCATCGTCTGCGCCGAAGAAGGCTGGGGCCGCATGGGCGTGGGTGCGGAGATCGCCGCGGTCGTCACCGCGGAGGCCTTCGATTACCTGGACGCCCCGCCCGCCCGGGTGCATCAGGAAGACGTGCCGCTGCCCTATGCGGCGAACCTTGAAAAGCTCTCGCTGCCGGGCGTGGACAAGATCGTGAAGGCGGCGAAAGCCGTCTGCTACGCGGAGTAG
- a CDS encoding helix-turn-helix transcriptional regulator — translation MSAERLGNRMKALRAEAGLTQAELAAAVGVTRKTINTVENAVFTPSALLALKIARALGRSVEEVFFLEPD, via the coding sequence ATGAGCGCCGAGCGCCTCGGCAACCGCATGAAAGCACTGCGTGCCGAAGCGGGCCTGACCCAGGCCGAACTCGCCGCCGCGGTCGGTGTGACCAGAAAGACGATCAACACGGTGGAGAACGCCGTCTTCACCCCCTCCGCCCTGCTCGCGCTCAAGATTGCGCGGGCGCTGGGCCGGAGCGTGGAGGAGGTGTTTTTTCTCGAGCCGGATTAG
- a CDS encoding mechanosensitive ion channel domain-containing protein → MLRTDFDERDLRQETPAEDAAPAPQDRVGLESALTEIVPVDEIAPRLEHLLRWIEAEVLNLEVAVQLGLVAAAIIPALIFGPRLKKLLQAATKKRFEIGVARRLLSALLALMTPLALYVVLTLIRVVLGSIDHPVEIVSAAISLMTAWLIIRAVTLIIRSKFWSNVAFYLAWPIAALDVFGLLDDVIVQLQALAIPLGETDEGEPVSLSLLDVLRTLIYFAVLFWLASFATRAINQQLDKAEELSPAFKALISKTLGILLPVLALLIALQMTGFNLATLAIFSGAVGIGVGLGLQRTVSNFAAGFTLLADKSIKPGDAISLDGTFGWVTGMQSRYVSIRTRDGTEMLIPNDHFITNGVINWSRSDRVVRLHAPFGVSYGQRDLKLVQKIAQDAARTVNRVVPDKDPVCNVMEFGDSSVNFDLRFWITDPQNGLANVTSDVYLAVWEALHENGVEIPFPQRDVYIKQAPEIRMAGGSAEAAGSESPTD, encoded by the coding sequence ATGCTCCGAACAGATTTCGACGAGCGTGATTTGAGACAGGAAACGCCCGCAGAGGACGCTGCACCGGCGCCGCAAGACCGTGTCGGGCTGGAATCGGCGCTCACCGAAATCGTCCCCGTCGACGAGATCGCGCCGCGGCTCGAGCACCTTCTGCGCTGGATCGAAGCCGAGGTTCTCAATCTCGAGGTCGCCGTTCAGCTCGGCCTGGTGGCCGCCGCGATCATTCCGGCGCTGATCTTCGGGCCGAGGCTGAAGAAACTTCTTCAGGCGGCCACGAAGAAGCGCTTCGAGATCGGCGTCGCCCGTCGCCTGCTTTCAGCGCTGCTGGCGTTGATGACGCCGCTGGCGCTCTACGTGGTGCTGACGCTGATACGGGTCGTGCTCGGCTCGATCGATCATCCGGTGGAGATCGTCTCGGCGGCGATCTCGCTTATGACCGCCTGGCTGATCATCCGGGCGGTGACGCTGATCATTCGCTCGAAATTCTGGTCCAACGTCGCCTTCTACCTGGCCTGGCCGATCGCGGCGCTGGACGTGTTCGGCCTGCTCGACGACGTGATCGTTCAGCTGCAGGCCCTCGCCATACCGCTGGGCGAAACCGACGAGGGTGAGCCGGTCAGCCTGAGCCTGCTCGACGTGCTCCGGACGCTCATTTATTTCGCCGTGCTGTTCTGGCTGGCGAGCTTTGCGACCCGTGCGATCAACCAGCAGCTCGACAAGGCCGAGGAGCTGAGCCCCGCCTTCAAGGCGCTGATCTCAAAGACCCTGGGCATCCTGCTGCCCGTTCTGGCGCTGCTGATCGCGCTTCAGATGACGGGCTTCAATCTCGCCACGCTGGCGATCTTTTCCGGCGCGGTCGGCATCGGCGTGGGCCTGGGCCTTCAGCGCACCGTGTCGAATTTCGCCGCCGGGTTCACGCTTCTGGCCGACAAGTCGATCAAGCCCGGCGACGCGATCTCGCTGGACGGCACGTTCGGCTGGGTGACGGGCATGCAGTCGCGCTACGTGTCGATCCGCACGCGGGACGGCACGGAGATGCTGATCCCGAACGACCACTTCATCACCAACGGGGTGATCAATTGGTCGCGGTCCGACCGGGTCGTGCGCCTGCACGCGCCATTCGGGGTCAGCTACGGCCAGCGCGATCTCAAGCTCGTTCAGAAGATCGCGCAGGACGCCGCGCGGACCGTGAACCGGGTCGTGCCCGACAAGGACCCGGTCTGCAACGTGATGGAGTTCGGCGACAGCTCGGTGAATTTCGATCTGCGCTTCTGGATCACCGATCCGCAGAACGGCCTGGCGAACGTCACCAGCGACGTCTACCTCGCCGTCTGGGAGGCGCTGCATGAAAACGGCGTGGAGATCCCGTTCCCGCAGCGCGACGTCTATATCAAGCAGGCCCCCGAGATCCGCATGGCGGGCGGGTCTGCGGAGGCGGCTGGCTCAGAGTCGCCAACTGACTAA
- the gatB gene encoding Asp-tRNA(Asn)/Glu-tRNA(Gln) amidotransferase subunit GatB has translation MPLDDTDHSYRLPGATGDWEIVVGLEVHAQVKSNAKLFSGAATEFGAEPNTQVSLVDAGMPGMLPVINKACVAQAVRTGLGLNAQINRYSRFDRKNYFYPDLPQGYQISQFAHPIVSEGEIECERDDGSRFVVGIERLHLEQDAGKSIHDLDPNATYVDLNRSGVALMEIVSRPHVRSPGDAAAYVRTLRTILRYLDTCGGDMEKGQMRADVNVSVCKPGAYEKFRETGSFSHLGTRCEIKNVNSLRFIMQAIEYEAKRQIDIIEDGGKIQQETRLFDANTGVTRSMRSKEEAHDYRYFPDPDLLPLELEESFVDDIRANLPELPAEKRKRFVSELGLSEYDASVLASDKDRADYFEAVIEGRDAKLAANWVNNELFGRLNKEGLSITESPVSPAQLGGLVALIEDGTISGKIGKDVFEILWSEGGDPAKIVEDRGMKQVTDTGAIEKVVDDLIAANPEQAAQVKEKPKAMGWFVGQVMKAMQGKANPQAVNEILQKKLLG, from the coding sequence ATGCCGCTCGACGACACCGATCACAGCTACCGCCTGCCCGGCGCGACCGGGGACTGGGAGATCGTGGTGGGGCTCGAAGTCCACGCCCAGGTCAAATCGAACGCGAAGCTGTTTTCCGGCGCGGCGACCGAGTTCGGCGCCGAGCCGAACACCCAGGTCAGCCTGGTCGACGCGGGCATGCCGGGCATGCTGCCGGTCATCAACAAGGCGTGCGTGGCCCAGGCCGTGCGCACCGGGCTGGGGCTGAACGCGCAGATCAACCGGTATTCGCGCTTCGACCGGAAGAATTATTTCTATCCCGACCTGCCGCAGGGCTATCAGATCAGCCAGTTCGCCCATCCGATCGTGAGCGAGGGCGAGATCGAATGCGAGCGCGACGACGGCTCGCGTTTCGTGGTGGGGATCGAGCGCCTGCATCTCGAGCAGGACGCGGGCAAGTCGATCCACGATCTCGATCCCAACGCCACCTATGTGGATCTGAACCGCTCCGGCGTGGCGCTGATGGAGATCGTCTCGCGTCCCCACGTGCGCAGCCCCGGCGACGCGGCGGCCTATGTGCGCACGCTGCGCACGATCCTGCGCTATCTCGACACCTGCGGCGGGGACATGGAGAAGGGCCAGATGCGCGCGGACGTGAACGTGTCCGTGTGCAAGCCCGGCGCGTACGAGAAATTCCGCGAGACCGGCTCGTTCAGCCATCTGGGCACGCGCTGCGAGATCAAGAACGTGAACTCGCTGCGCTTCATCATGCAGGCGATCGAGTACGAGGCGAAGCGCCAGATCGACATCATCGAAGACGGCGGCAAGATCCAGCAGGAGACCCGGCTGTTCGACGCAAACACGGGCGTGACCCGCTCCATGCGGTCGAAAGAAGAAGCCCACGATTACCGCTACTTCCCCGATCCCGATCTGCTGCCGCTGGAACTGGAAGAAAGCTTCGTCGACGACATCAGGGCGAACCTGCCCGAGCTGCCGGCGGAAAAGCGCAAGCGCTTCGTCTCCGAGCTGGGCCTGTCGGAATACGACGCCTCGGTGCTGGCGTCGGACAAGGACCGCGCGGACTATTTCGAGGCCGTGATCGAAGGCCGCGACGCCAAGCTCGCGGCGAACTGGGTCAATAACGAGCTGTTCGGCCGGCTCAACAAGGAAGGCCTGTCGATCACCGAGAGCCCGGTCAGCCCGGCCCAGCTCGGCGGGCTCGTCGCGCTGATTGAGGACGGCACGATCTCGGGCAAGATCGGCAAGGACGTGTTCGAGATCCTGTGGAGCGAAGGCGGCGACCCGGCGAAGATCGTCGAGGACCGCGGCATGAAGCAGGTCACCGACACCGGCGCGATCGAAAAGGTCGTCGACGACCTCATCGCGGCGAACCCCGAACAGGCCGCCCAGGTCAAGGAAAAGCCCAAGGCGATGGGCTGGTTCGTCGGCCAGGTGATGAAGGCCATGCAGGGCAAGGCCAACCCCCAGGCGGTCAACGAGATCCTTCAGAAGAAGCTCTTGGGGTAG
- a CDS encoding MAPEG family protein, producing MTLDASLLVLAVLIFIVQVMVQGVFSNLEHKPGELLGPRDNLTDGALAGRAKRANQNMIEALWMFAPLMLVAIMLDRTNEMTALGGWLFVAGRAAYAPLYWFGVPVLRTLAWVAALAGVVLVLLQVLPFTGAA from the coding sequence ATGACCCTCGACGCCAGCCTTCTCGTCCTCGCCGTCCTGATCTTCATCGTGCAGGTGATGGTTCAGGGCGTGTTCTCCAATCTCGAACACAAGCCCGGGGAACTGCTGGGCCCGCGCGATAACCTGACCGACGGCGCGCTCGCGGGCCGGGCCAAGCGCGCGAACCAGAACATGATCGAGGCGCTGTGGATGTTCGCGCCGCTGATGCTGGTGGCGATCATGCTCGACCGCACCAACGAGATGACCGCACTCGGCGGCTGGCTGTTCGTCGCCGGCCGGGCCGCCTACGCCCCGCTTTACTGGTTCGGCGTGCCGGTGCTGCGCACGCTGGCCTGGGTCGCCGCGCTCGCCGGGGTCGTCCTGGTTCTTCTTCAAGTCCTTCCGTTCACCGGAGCCGCCTAG
- a CDS encoding pyruvate dehydrogenase complex dihydrolipoamide acetyltransferase — MPIEVLMPALSPTMEEGTLSAWLVKEGDQVKSGDVIAEIETDKATMEVEAVDEGVMGKILVPEGSEGVAVNAVIALLLEEGEDESALEGAGGGSTPPRPSPQGEGGKSSAASGANASSESQSPKSGGSASSPSPSGEDRGGGSSASKDSAAKAPPAPQSDSGERIKASPLARRLAANAGIALGDIEGSGPRGRIVKRDVEAAKSDGAAKPAKQEDHAGAGASPSAPAVEAPRAKVDEAEPLARYGIASDRYEIKKADGIQKISAKRLSESFRDVPHFPLNVDCRLDALLKFRKQVNDKAPDGVKVSVNDILIKASGLALKKVPEANTSWIEDGRVAWHSHADVSVAVAIEGGLITPIIADADQKGLAQISAEMKDLAARARDRKLKPEEYQGGTFSLSNLGMFGIKSFASILNPPQGMILSVGAGEERPMVIDGALAKATVMTVTLTCDHRVVDGATGARWLQAFKGFIEDPITMLM; from the coding sequence ATGCCCATCGAAGTCCTGATGCCCGCCCTGTCGCCCACCATGGAGGAGGGTACGCTTTCGGCCTGGCTCGTGAAGGAAGGCGATCAAGTCAAATCCGGCGACGTCATCGCCGAGATCGAGACCGACAAGGCCACCATGGAGGTCGAGGCGGTCGACGAAGGCGTGATGGGCAAGATCCTCGTGCCCGAAGGCAGCGAAGGCGTGGCGGTCAACGCGGTCATCGCCCTGCTGCTCGAAGAGGGCGAGGATGAGAGCGCGCTCGAGGGCGCGGGTGGTGGCTCCACCCCACCCCGGCCCTCCCCTCAAGGGGAGGGAGGGAAGTCGAGCGCAGCCTCCGGAGCGAACGCTTCTAGCGAGTCCCAGAGCCCTAAATCCGGCGGTTCAGCATCTTCTCCCTCCCCCTCGGGGGAGGACCGGGGAGGGGGGAGCAGCGCTTCAAAAGACAGCGCCGCCAAGGCCCCGCCAGCGCCTCAATCGGACAGCGGCGAGCGCATCAAGGCCTCCCCGCTGGCGCGCCGTCTGGCCGCTAACGCGGGGATCGCGCTTGGGGACATCGAGGGCTCCGGCCCGCGCGGGCGCATCGTCAAGCGCGACGTGGAAGCGGCGAAGTCGGACGGCGCGGCGAAGCCTGCGAAACAGGAAGATCACGCCGGCGCGGGCGCTTCGCCCAGCGCGCCGGCCGTCGAAGCGCCCAGGGCGAAGGTCGACGAGGCCGAGCCGCTGGCGCGTTACGGCATCGCCTCGGATCGCTACGAAATCAAGAAGGCTGACGGCATCCAGAAGATCAGCGCCAAGCGGCTGAGCGAGAGCTTCCGCGACGTGCCGCACTTCCCGCTGAACGTGGATTGCCGGCTCGACGCGCTTCTGAAATTCCGCAAACAGGTCAACGACAAGGCGCCTGACGGCGTGAAGGTGTCGGTCAACGACATCCTCATCAAGGCCTCGGGTCTGGCGCTGAAGAAGGTGCCCGAAGCGAACACCAGCTGGATCGAGGACGGCCGCGTCGCCTGGCACAGCCACGCCGATGTCTCGGTCGCCGTGGCGATCGAGGGCGGGCTCATCACTCCGATCATCGCCGACGCCGATCAGAAGGGCCTCGCCCAGATCAGCGCGGAGATGAAGGACCTCGCCGCACGCGCCCGTGACCGCAAGCTCAAGCCCGAGGAATACCAGGGCGGCACGTTCTCGCTGTCCAATCTGGGCATGTTCGGGATCAAGTCCTTCGCCTCGATCCTGAACCCGCCCCAGGGCATGATCCTGTCGGTCGGGGCGGGCGAGGAACGTCCCATGGTGATCGACGGCGCGCTGGCCAAGGCGACCGTGATGACCGTCACCCTGACCTGCGATCACCGGGTCGTGGACGGCGCAACCGGCGCGCGCTGGCTGCAGGCGTTCAAGGGCTTCATCGAAGACCCGATCACGATGCTGATGTAG
- the eno gene encoding phosphopyruvate hydratase, whose product MTAIVDIAAREILDSRGNPTVEVDVTLEDGAMGRAAVPSGASTGKHEAVEKRDGGERYGGKGVQEAVRAVESEIFEAIAGMEAQDQRKIDEALLDADGTENKANFGANAILGVSLATAKAAALSAGLPLYRYVGGANARILPAPMMNILNGGAHADNPVDFQEFMIMPTGFDRFSEALRAGAEIFHALKKQLKQDGHNTNVGDEGGFAPDLKSAEHCLDVIMSAIGAAGYTPGENVFLALDVASTEFFKGGKYVMECAGRTEDSEGFAKYLKALVGAYPIVSIEDGMAEDDWDGWRVLTEMLDGECQLVGDDLFVTNPDRLARGIGEGAANALLVKVNQIGTLSETLDAVEMALRAGYGAVMSHRSGETEDATIADLAVATNCGQIKTGSLARADRTAKYNQLLRIEAELGSAAVYAGSSAIAAG is encoded by the coding sequence ATGACCGCCATCGTCGACATCGCCGCCCGTGAAATCCTCGACAGCCGGGGCAACCCGACAGTGGAGGTGGACGTCACCCTTGAAGACGGCGCGATGGGCCGCGCGGCGGTGCCTTCGGGCGCTTCGACGGGCAAGCACGAGGCGGTTGAAAAGCGCGACGGCGGCGAGCGCTATGGCGGCAAGGGCGTGCAGGAAGCCGTGCGCGCGGTGGAAAGCGAAATCTTCGAGGCGATCGCGGGCATGGAGGCCCAGGACCAGCGCAAGATCGACGAGGCGCTGCTGGACGCCGACGGCACCGAGAACAAGGCCAATTTCGGCGCGAACGCGATCCTGGGCGTGTCGCTGGCGACCGCGAAGGCCGCTGCGCTATCCGCCGGGCTGCCGCTCTACCGGTATGTCGGCGGGGCGAACGCGCGCATCCTGCCCGCCCCGATGATGAACATCCTCAACGGCGGCGCACACGCCGACAACCCGGTCGATTTCCAGGAATTCATGATCATGCCGACCGGCTTCGACCGCTTCTCCGAAGCGCTGCGCGCCGGCGCGGAAATCTTCCACGCCCTGAAAAAGCAGCTCAAGCAGGACGGCCACAACACCAATGTCGGCGACGAGGGCGGGTTCGCCCCGGACCTCAAAAGCGCCGAGCACTGCCTGGATGTGATCATGTCCGCGATCGGCGCGGCCGGCTACACGCCCGGCGAGAACGTGTTCCTGGCGCTCGACGTCGCCTCCACCGAGTTCTTCAAGGGCGGCAAGTACGTCATGGAGTGCGCGGGCCGCACCGAGGACAGCGAGGGCTTCGCGAAATACCTCAAGGCACTCGTCGGCGCCTATCCGATCGTCTCCATCGAGGACGGCATGGCGGAGGACGACTGGGACGGCTGGCGCGTGCTGACCGAGATGCTGGACGGCGAATGCCAGCTGGTCGGCGACGATCTGTTCGTGACCAATCCCGACCGTCTGGCGCGCGGCATCGGCGAGGGCGCGGCCAACGCGCTTCTGGTCAAGGTCAACCAGATCGGCACGTTGTCGGAGACACTGGACGCGGTCGAAATGGCGCTGCGCGCCGGCTACGGCGCGGTGATGAGCCACCGCTCCGGCGAGACCGAAGACGCGACCATCGCCGACCTCGCGGTGGCCACGAACTGCGGTCAGATCAAGACCGGCTCGCTGGCGCGCGCCGACCGCACCGCGAAGTACAACCAGCTTCTGCGCATCGAAGCCGAACTCGGCTCGGCGGCCGTCTACGCCGGGTCGAGCGCCATCGCGGCGGGGTAG
- a CDS encoding DUF5076 domain-containing protein, with amino-acid sequence MTDDAPEGPPENAYPFFLAFRTKDGEIGVQLDPEAMEGPGHAGVLLADFARHFAMAFAQTGKASSPDAALDEILDLFEAELENPTDAPRGGISN; translated from the coding sequence ATGACCGACGACGCGCCCGAAGGCCCGCCGGAGAACGCCTACCCGTTCTTCCTCGCCTTCCGCACCAAGGACGGCGAGATCGGCGTGCAGCTCGACCCCGAGGCGATGGAGGGGCCGGGCCATGCCGGCGTGCTGCTGGCCGATTTCGCGCGCCACTTCGCCATGGCGTTCGCGCAGACCGGCAAGGCGTCGAGCCCGGACGCCGCGCTCGATGAAATACTGGACCTCTTCGAAGCTGAGCTGGAAAATCCCACCGACGCCCCGCGCGGCGGGATATCCAACTGA